One genomic window of Myxococcales bacterium includes the following:
- a CDS encoding PilZ domain-containing protein — MPHAQNRRRANRKLKSIPCQLIRHSDRQVFPEQTTDLSEAGMFIESDAGLVVGDTLTVSFQTGDLGLWVDAQATIVRLVRGRRREDRGGVGFGLRFDGLEAVKRLVVRGALRRARPPLPRRKRDACPPAPAPPAR, encoded by the coding sequence ATGCCGCACGCCCAGAACCGACGCCGCGCGAACCGGAAGCTCAAGTCGATCCCTTGCCAGCTCATTCGCCACTCGGACCGCCAGGTCTTCCCAGAGCAGACGACCGACCTCTCGGAGGCCGGCATGTTCATCGAGTCCGACGCCGGCCTTGTCGTGGGCGACACCCTCACCGTCTCGTTTCAGACCGGCGATCTCGGCCTGTGGGTCGACGCGCAGGCGACGATCGTGCGGCTCGTGCGCGGGCGCCGCCGCGAGGACCGCGGGGGCGTGGGCTTCGGCCTCCGCTTCGACGGCCTCGAAGCGGTCAAGCGCCTCGTCGTTCGCGGCGCGCTCCGGCGGGCGCGTCCGCCGCTGCCACGCCGCAAGCGGGACGCGTGTCCGCCCGCGCCTGCGCCGCCTGCTCGATGA